The window TTAAAcagagatggcagacctactttcataaacttctgaataaAAAAGGGGATGGGGATATTGTGATAGGTGAATTGGAGTATTTCGAGAGTCATCGTGACTTTAGGTATTATAGGAGCatcaaggttgaggaggtcgtgagggctatgcgtaagatgagtagggacagagctaccgggccagacaaaattccggtagaattttggaggtgtgtgggtagagcaatTTTGGAGTGGTTAACTGGgctgtttaatattattttcagCGCGAAGAGGATActggatgagtggaggtggagtacggtagTTCTGTTATACAAGAACAATGGTGATATTCATAGTTGTaataactataggggtatcaaattgctgagtcataccatgaaagtttgggagatgATGGTAgaagtgagggtgaggaggaCGTTATCTATATCCGAAAACTAGTTCGGGTTCATGCTGGGGTGttctactacggaagctatccaccttattagaaggttggtggaacaatacatggataggaagaaggatctacacatggtatttattgatctggagaaagcgtatgacaaggttcatATAGAGGTTCTATGGAGATTCTTGGAGGCAAAAGATGTGTCGGTTGcttacattagggcgattaaggacatgtatgatggagcgaCAACTTGGGTTAGGACAGTGGGAGGCGACCCAGAGCACTTTTCGgctgttatggggttacaccaaggatttGTACTCAACCCATTCTtattttccctggtgatggatgcattgacacaccatattcaaggggaggtatcatggtgtatgttattcgctgaCGATAtggttctgattgatgagacgcatGGCGGCGTTAATGAGAGGCTGtaggtttggagacatgctcttgagtctaaggttTTCATTTTGAGCAGGACTAAGGcggaatacctggagtgcaagttcaacGCCGATCCGATGGAGCAGGATtggaaattaggcttgaatcacaggtcatccccaagagGGGCTGTTTCAAGTACCTTAGGTCAGTTATACATGGggatggggagatcgacgaggatgtcacacaccgtatagcgGTTGTTAGActggccatgttgtatggggatgagtgttggccagttaagaactcacatgtccagaagatgaaagtgtTGAAGAGCTCAGCTATGGAGTCTATCGAGTTCAAACACAGAAGATAtcggagagaagagagaagaagaacagtgaaaaataaaatttgtacaATCCTATAACCAACTAACTAACTACTACTTATACAACTAACAACCTACCTATCTTTACTTAATTATAGGTGTTAATTACAGCTCATTGACAGCTGTACACCCATACACCTAGAGTTATCTACACTCCCTCTCAAGTTGAGGGATGAAAACATGTCCTTCATTCCCAGCTTGCTCACTAAGTAATCATGTTGTGGACTATATAGGCTCTTTGTCAGTACATCTGCAAGTTGTTCTTTGGTTCCAATATGCTGCGTTTGAATCAGACCTTCATGAATTTTTTCCCTCACAAAGTAATAAACTATGTCAATATGCTTTGTCCTTTCATGAAAGATGGGATGTGCTGCAATTTGAATAGCAGCGTTGCTATCGCAGAAAAGTTGTATCGGAACTTCAACCTCAATGTTAAGCTCTCTGAATAGTCATGTTAGCCATGTAACTTCTGCTACTGTTGTGGCCATGCTTCTGAATTCTGCTTCAGCTGAGCTTCTTGAGACTATTCCTTGCTTCTTTGATTTCTACGATATCAAAGCTTTTCCAAACTTGATCACATAACCAGTTACTGATCTTCTTGTTTCCACACAAACACCCCAGTCTGAATCACAGTAGGCAGTTAACTTCAAATTTCCATCGGTTGGCATGAACAGACCTAGACTTGGAGTTCCCTTTATATACCTGATGACCCTCATGGCAGCAGTCATGTAAGACTGTTTAGGAGCATGCATGAACTGACTAAGTACTTGAACCACAAAGGCTATGCCAGGCCTAGTCATGGTTAAGTACAATAGTCTGCCTACTATTCTCTGATATTTCCCTTTGTCTTCAAGTTCATTGTCATTGTCACTACCATTCTTGGTGACAACCTTATCAAACTCCATAGAAGTTACCTTGTGATTGAACTCCAGTGGAGTAGTTACTGGCTTTCCACCTAACAAACCTAGTTCAGAAACTAGTTCAAGTGCACACTTTCTTTGGCACATTTGAATTCCTTTTTCTGATCTAGAAAATTCAATGCCCAAGAAGTATTTTAGTTCCCCGAGGTCTTTCACTTTGAATCTGACTTGTAAGTCCTTCCTCACTTGCTCAATCAGCTTCAAATTAGTTCATATTACTAGGAGATCATCCACATAGACAAGTATGACCACCAGATTTGATCCTTTTTCTTGTGTAAAGAGAGAATAGTCATAATGAGATTGTTTGAACCCCATATCCAATAGAGCTTCTGTTAACTTCAAGTTTCACTGTCTAGGAGCTTGTTTTAGTCCATACAAGGACTTGTTGAGCTTGCATACCTTCTTATACTCCCCCTGGCTTGAAAAGCCATCTGGAATTTGCATAAAGACTTCTTCAGAAAGATCCCCTTGGAGAAATGCATTATGCACATCCATCTGAAAAATGTACCAGTGAGAGGCTGCTGCTAGAGCCACCACAGACCTAACTGTAACCATTTTTGCCATGGGAGAGAATGTCTCATTATAGTCTAATCCATCCTGTTGACTATAGCCTTTTGCTACAAGCCTGGCTTTATATCGTTTAACCTCTCCATTTGATTTGTATTTTACCTTGAACACTCATTTGCAACTAATGAGAGATTTGTCCTGAGGCAAATCAACTATGGTCCAAGTTTGGTTTTCTTCAAGTGCTGCTATTTCTGCCTTCATAGCATCAACCCAGAGAAGATATTTGCATATTTCAGCATAGGATGAAGGCTCAAGAACTGCGGAGTAAGCAGCCAATAAGGTTTTATAGGTAGGGGAGAGGTAATCATAACAAACATAGGAGGAGATAGGATAAGGGCAGGAGGATAGCTTAGACTGCACTACATAGTCCTGCATCCACACATGTGGTTTAGACGGTCTCAAAGATCTTTTAAGAGCATCTACAACTGGCTGAACCATAGATTGAGAGGGTAATAAAGAATTGGGAGAAGAAGCAAAAGGATACAGTAATGAGGAACTGGGAGAAGAAGTAGAGGAAGATGGTGGAAGAGAGATACCAGGAGAAGCAAGGGTAGAAGAGGAAGGAAGAATCTCCTCAGAAATGGCAGAAGATACAGGATCAGACACTTTAAGCTCTAGAATAGGAAATAAAGGTGTGATTTGAGACTTCATGTCTCTGAAAGGAAAAATGTCTTCCTTGAAGATTGCATCTCTGCTAACAAAAAAATCTTTACTACTGAGATCATACAAATGATAGCCTTTTTGAGTAACAGAATACCCCAAATGCATAACAGTTATTGCTCTAGGACAGAACTTGTCAGTTTTCTTCACATTAGTAGCATAACATAAGCTACCAAATACCTTTAAATGCTGTAAGGAAGGAGCTTTAGAAAACAGTCGCTCAAATGGAGATTGACCCCTTAGAAGAATGGTAGGTAGCCTATTCAAAAGATACACTgcagttgtgacacattctcccCAAAACTTTAAGGGAATGAATGCTTGAAACCTCAATGCTCTAGCCATATCTAAGATATATCTGTGTCTTCTTTCTACCATCCCATTCTGCTGAGGTGTGTAGATGCAAGAGCTTTGATGAATCACTCCATGTTCCTTAAGTAGCTAATTTACTTGTTCATTGAAGAACTCAGATCCATTGTCTATTCTAAGACACTTGACAACACAATTAAAATGAGTCTTGGTCAATACAAGAAAATCTCTCAGAATAACAACAGAGTCAGACTtattattcattaaaaaaattcaagtatatcTTGAGTAGTCTTCTACCAGGGTCATGAAGTATCTTTTACCATCATATGTTGGGACTCTATATGGACCCCAAATATTAGCATGAATAAGATCAAATGCAGAAGTAGAACTGCTATTACTTAAGGAAAAGGGCAATCTTGTTTGCTTGGCAATAGGACATACAGTACAATTGTGATCTTTCACATGTAAGTTTTTCAGAGTACTAATGCTTATCAGAACCTTCAGGGGTGGATGTCCAAGTCTTCTACGCCACAAAGATATGTTATCACAAGATGTATGTTCACCCTCAGTTTTATTCTTAGTACTGaaactaaaaatattatttacacatGAGTTATTTACATATGAGGCAGGCAGACAATGTTTACTGGCAGAATCAGAATTGAGTCGTACTTGTGAACTGGCTTTCAGTATGTAGAGACCCTGATCCTCCTTACCAATCCCTATC is drawn from Nicotiana tabacum cultivar K326 chromosome 22, ASM71507v2, whole genome shotgun sequence and contains these coding sequences:
- the LOC142176739 gene encoding uncharacterized protein LOC142176739, translating into MARALRFQAFIPLKFWGECVTTAVYLLNRLPTILLRGQSPFERLFSKAPSLQHLKVFGSLCYATNVKKTDKFCPRAITVMHLGYSVTQKGYHLYDLSSKDFFVSRDAIFKEDIFPFRDMKSQITPLFPILELKVSDPVSSAISEEILPSSSTLASPGISLPPSSSTSSPSSSLLYPFASSPNSLLPSQSMVQPVVDALKRSLRPSKPHVWMQDYVVQSKLSSCPYPISSYVCYDYLSPTYKTLLAAYSAVLEPSSYAEICKYLLWVDAMKAEIAALEENQTWTIVDLPQDKSLISCK